Proteins found in one Streptomyces pactum genomic segment:
- a CDS encoding VWA domain-containing protein, giving the protein MTGPRSPRLAAEAVETLGGYGAFAGPDGGPARNGAGAGGGSGRDGGPVRGGPGRGGSGAGGGSGAGGAGQGGWSAHQTLDRLRPQTLLARVLAEVREREAAAPGAFTERLERDEIRRRIEGFREEVRTEARRRVAEVRGAEEIARRALPPTTDRVDFLHADRARLAELRRSVQPLGRKLGARLAARRRRAARGRIDLRRTLRASLSTGGVPVRPVLRHGRPGRPELVLLCDVSGSVAGFAGFTMLLARALHDQFSRVRVFAFVNRADEVTGLVRRGAADPAELAARIAAEASVSRWHGSSDYGAALGDFAARYGDTLGPRTALFVLGDARTNGADPNLGALRDIAGRVRRVHWLNPERRAAWPTGDSVALDYARIVEMHECRNARQLGDLVARLLPV; this is encoded by the coding sequence ATGACCGGGCCGCGCTCTCCCCGGCTGGCGGCCGAGGCGGTGGAGACGCTGGGCGGGTACGGCGCCTTCGCCGGGCCGGACGGCGGGCCGGCGCGGAACGGCGCGGGGGCGGGCGGCGGTTCCGGCCGGGACGGCGGGCCCGTGCGCGGCGGGCCCGGGCGGGGCGGGTCCGGGGCCGGCGGCGGATCGGGGGCCGGCGGGGCCGGGCAGGGCGGTTGGTCCGCGCACCAGACCCTGGACCGGCTGCGTCCCCAGACGCTGCTGGCGCGGGTGCTCGCGGAGGTCCGGGAGCGGGAGGCCGCGGCCCCCGGGGCGTTCACCGAGCGGCTGGAGCGGGACGAGATCCGGCGCCGGATCGAGGGGTTCCGCGAGGAGGTGCGGACCGAGGCGCGGCGCCGGGTGGCCGAGGTACGCGGCGCGGAGGAGATCGCGCGGCGGGCACTGCCGCCCACCACCGACCGGGTGGACTTCCTCCACGCCGACCGCGCGCGACTCGCCGAGCTGCGCCGGTCGGTCCAGCCGCTCGGCCGCAAACTGGGCGCCCGGCTGGCGGCCCGGCGCCGACGGGCCGCCAGGGGCCGGATCGACCTGCGGCGGACCCTGCGCGCCTCGCTGTCCACCGGCGGCGTCCCGGTGCGGCCGGTGCTGCGCCACGGCCGGCCCGGGCGGCCCGAACTGGTGCTGCTGTGCGACGTGTCGGGGTCGGTGGCCGGTTTCGCGGGCTTCACCATGCTGCTGGCCCGGGCGCTGCACGACCAGTTCAGCAGGGTCCGGGTGTTCGCCTTCGTCAACCGGGCCGACGAGGTGACCGGCCTGGTCCGGCGCGGTGCCGCCGACCCGGCGGAGCTGGCCGCCCGGATCGCCGCGGAGGCGTCGGTGTCCCGGTGGCACGGGAGCAGCGACTACGGGGCCGCGCTGGGCGACTTCGCGGCCCGGTACGGGGACACCCTGGGCCCCCGCACCGCGCTGTTCGTCCTCGGCGACGCGCGGACCAACGGGGCCGATCCCAACCTCGGGGCCCTGCGGGACATCGCCGGCCGGGTCCGCCGGGTCCACTGGCTGAACCCGGAGCGGCGGGCGGCGTGGCCGACCGGCGACTCGGTGGCGCTGGACTACGCGCGGATCGTGGAGATGCACGAGTGCCGCAACGCACGGCAGCTCGGCGACCTGGTGGCCCGGCTGCTGCCGGTCTGA